One genomic segment of Vibrio sp. SCSIO 43136 includes these proteins:
- a CDS encoding ABC transporter ATP-binding protein, with amino-acid sequence MIHLEDIQVTFNAGTILENRALRGVDLTVPEHQFLTVIGSNGAGKSTLLGAVTGETPMAGGKVLIDDTDMTQWSVDKRASQCARVFQDPLAGTCGDLTIEENMALAYMRGKKRGWSLSLSSKRRELFQERISILGLGLEDRLGDSIGLLSGGQRQAVSLVMATLSDSKLLLLDEHTAALDPRMAAFIIDLTKKIVQEFNLTVMMVTHSMKDALACGDRTVMLHQGEIVLDVAGDERANMQVPDLLEMFSKVRGEELADDSLLLN; translated from the coding sequence ATGATCCATTTAGAAGATATTCAAGTGACCTTCAATGCTGGCACTATCCTAGAAAACCGAGCACTTAGAGGTGTTGACCTTACGGTTCCTGAGCATCAGTTTTTGACAGTGATAGGCTCTAATGGTGCAGGTAAATCTACACTGCTTGGTGCGGTAACAGGTGAAACTCCAATGGCGGGCGGCAAGGTGCTTATCGACGATACCGATATGACCCAATGGAGTGTAGACAAGCGTGCGTCACAGTGTGCGCGAGTCTTTCAAGACCCATTGGCAGGCACTTGTGGTGATTTGACCATAGAAGAGAACATGGCATTGGCCTATATGCGTGGTAAAAAACGTGGTTGGAGCCTGTCTCTTTCAAGTAAACGTCGTGAGTTGTTCCAAGAGCGGATAAGTATTCTAGGGCTGGGCTTAGAAGACCGACTCGGCGATAGCATTGGCTTGCTATCTGGTGGTCAACGCCAAGCGGTGAGTTTGGTGATGGCAACCTTATCAGACAGTAAGTTATTGCTACTAGATGAACACACCGCCGCACTCGACCCACGAATGGCGGCATTTATTATCGATTTGACCAAAAAGATCGTTCAGGAGTTTAATCTGACCGTCATGATGGTGACTCACTCAATGAAAGATGCATTAGCTTGCGGTGATCGAACTGTCATGTTGCACCAAGGAGAAATCGTACTGGATGTGGCAGGTGATGAACGTGCCAATATGCAAGTGCCCGATCTACTTGAGATGTTTTCCAAAGTGCGTGGAGAAGAACTGGCTGACGACAGTTTATTACTTAACTAG
- the malZ gene encoding maltodextrin glucosidase, whose translation MNTPFLFHSQASDGLILDKGILTVTLKTEQLDDYKVQLRHEPDNEEELVDMTLVQREGRLCLWQASFPINPDRDITHYVFKVTGNKQQFWLDDRGVSRRMPGKEYHFKFNAVHRPPAWVKEQVFYQVFPERFCNGDPSISVKDGEYSLKGGTKPVVAKVWGEPVGDHTNTGGCEFYGGDLQGVLDKLDYLQSIGVTTLYLNPIFASLSNHKYDTTDYFNVDPHFGDNALFATLCEQVHQRGMMIVLDAVFNHTSSEHPWFDKSGNTHDGAFHNTNSPYRNYYFFEGDSQNYTGWKGVQNLPVLNFNNDEVKDYIYRSEDAVIRHWLRPPYNVDGWRFDVIHMLGEGEGATNNAHYVKAFRNATKEENPQAYVLGEHFFEASQWLQGEQEDGAMNYYGFAHPMRALFAKQDIAYDPIDIDVVEFVDWLMEAKAKVPFENQLSQLNQLDSHDTARLLTLLQGDEALMKVASVLLFSYLGVPCLYYGTEVGLEGGQDPDNRRCFPWDLVGKTSWQPFFTSLAKLRNESLSLQSGSLVTLHLDESAWVFARQIGDDVTFIALNLDQATKPLTIPLWKVGFEQGELVSKLHTVTESVDRNEISEGECKVVLAAKSAVIFSVER comes from the coding sequence ATGAACACCCCATTCCTATTTCACTCGCAAGCGAGCGATGGACTGATACTCGACAAAGGTATCTTGACCGTTACCTTGAAAACTGAACAACTAGACGACTATAAAGTTCAACTTCGTCACGAACCAGATAATGAAGAAGAACTGGTTGATATGACACTGGTTCAAAGGGAGGGGCGTTTATGTTTATGGCAAGCCAGTTTCCCCATCAACCCTGATCGAGACATCACTCACTACGTATTCAAGGTGACTGGTAATAAGCAGCAGTTTTGGCTTGATGACCGGGGTGTTAGCCGTCGTATGCCGGGCAAAGAGTATCACTTCAAGTTCAATGCCGTTCATCGCCCGCCAGCGTGGGTAAAAGAGCAAGTCTTCTATCAAGTGTTTCCTGAGCGTTTTTGCAATGGTGACCCATCGATCAGTGTTAAAGATGGTGAGTATTCACTCAAAGGCGGCACCAAACCCGTGGTGGCAAAAGTGTGGGGCGAGCCTGTCGGTGATCATACCAATACTGGTGGCTGTGAGTTTTATGGCGGTGACTTGCAAGGCGTATTAGACAAGCTGGACTATTTACAGTCGATCGGTGTCACGACCCTATACCTCAACCCAATTTTTGCCTCGTTAAGCAATCACAAGTATGACACTACGGATTACTTCAACGTTGACCCGCATTTTGGTGACAATGCTTTGTTTGCCACCTTGTGTGAACAAGTTCACCAACGGGGAATGATGATTGTGCTAGATGCGGTGTTTAACCACACCTCATCCGAGCACCCGTGGTTTGATAAGTCTGGTAATACTCATGATGGTGCCTTCCACAATACCAATTCACCTTATCGCAATTACTATTTCTTTGAAGGGGATAGCCAAAATTACACCGGTTGGAAAGGGGTTCAAAACCTCCCAGTGCTGAATTTTAACAACGATGAAGTGAAAGATTACATCTACAGAAGCGAAGATGCGGTGATTCGTCATTGGTTACGACCACCTTACAATGTCGATGGTTGGCGTTTTGATGTCATTCACATGCTAGGCGAAGGTGAAGGAGCTACCAACAACGCTCACTATGTGAAAGCCTTTCGTAATGCGACCAAGGAAGAGAACCCTCAGGCTTATGTGCTTGGCGAGCACTTCTTCGAAGCGAGTCAATGGCTTCAAGGGGAGCAAGAAGATGGTGCGATGAACTATTACGGCTTTGCCCACCCGATGCGAGCTCTGTTTGCTAAACAAGATATCGCTTACGATCCAATTGATATCGACGTGGTTGAGTTCGTGGATTGGCTCATGGAAGCCAAAGCCAAAGTGCCATTTGAAAATCAGCTCAGCCAACTCAACCAATTGGACAGCCACGATACCGCTAGGCTGCTAACCTTGCTGCAAGGTGACGAAGCTTTGATGAAAGTTGCGTCCGTATTGCTGTTTAGCTACTTGGGCGTCCCGTGTTTGTATTACGGAACAGAAGTGGGTTTGGAAGGTGGACAGGACCCTGATAATCGTCGCTGTTTCCCGTGGGATCTGGTGGGCAAAACGTCGTGGCAGCCCTTCTTTACCTCTTTGGCTAAATTGAGAAACGAATCCCTCTCGCTTCAATCTGGGTCCTTGGTCACCTTGCACTTAGATGAGAGTGCTTGGGTATTTGCAAGACAAATTGGTGATGACGTCACCTTTATTGCTCTGAACTTAGATCAAGCTACGAAACCTCTAACCATACCGCTGTGGAAAGTTGGCTTTGAACAAGGTGAGCTGGTCTCAAAGCTGCACACTGTTACGGAAAGTGTTGATCGTAATGAAATCAGTGAGGGTGAGTGCAAAGTGGTTTTGGCCGCCAAAAGCGCCGTGATATTCAGTGTTGAGAGGTGA
- the yfbV gene encoding terminus macrodomain insulation protein YfbV — protein sequence MNDKVGLIHSLKDGQKYMDNWPMRKELAPLFPEQRIIKATKFGIKVMPAVAAISVLMQMSFNNYQAMPQAIVVALFAISLPLQGMWWLGNRSNTQLPPALAGWYRELHSKILESGGALEPIKAKPRYKELARILNRAFRQLDKSALERWF from the coding sequence ATGAATGATAAAGTCGGTTTGATTCACAGCCTGAAAGATGGGCAGAAATACATGGATAACTGGCCGATGCGTAAGGAGCTTGCTCCTCTCTTTCCCGAGCAACGGATCATCAAGGCCACCAAGTTCGGTATCAAAGTGATGCCAGCGGTGGCAGCTATCAGCGTTCTGATGCAAATGTCTTTCAACAACTACCAAGCCATGCCACAGGCGATTGTCGTTGCACTATTCGCAATCAGTCTTCCTTTACAAGGGATGTGGTGGTTAGGCAACCGCTCAAACACCCAACTGCCACCCGCACTTGCTGGATGGTATCGAGAATTGCATTCAAAAATTTTGGAGTCGGGCGGCGCTTTAGAACCAATCAAAGCCAAGCCGAGATATAAAGAGTTAGCTCGCATCTTGAATCGAGCATTCAGACAGCTCGACAAGTCAGCCCTAGAGCGCTGGTTCTGA
- a CDS encoding ABC transporter permease, with product MSAFAFFGALEIGLIYGLVALGVYLTFRVLDFPDLSVDGSFPMGAAVAATAIVAGINPWIATMLAILAGAATGWVTAFLSVRCGILHLLASILTMIAAFSVNIRIMGRPNMALLGEDTILTPFEALGDSMYIRPLVVAVLVLISAIFIVRLLNSDFGLGMRATGVNARMVAAQGASTAFYTYFCLALSNGFVGFAGALFAQTNSFADVTSGVGTIVVGLAAVILGQTLIPGRKIWVAVVAVILGSVLYRLAVAFALSSGMFGLQASDLNLVTAVLVALALVAPKMKGRLKAKQGLKASKAKASNKEVA from the coding sequence ATGTCTGCTTTCGCCTTCTTTGGCGCATTAGAAATTGGCCTTATTTATGGCCTCGTAGCGTTAGGTGTCTACCTAACGTTTCGTGTTTTAGATTTCCCCGACCTGAGTGTTGACGGAAGTTTCCCTATGGGGGCCGCCGTGGCTGCGACGGCGATTGTTGCTGGCATTAACCCATGGATAGCTACGATGTTGGCTATTTTGGCGGGGGCTGCGACTGGCTGGGTGACGGCTTTTTTGAGTGTTCGTTGTGGCATACTGCATTTGCTCGCCTCGATTCTCACTATGATCGCCGCTTTCTCGGTGAACATCCGCATCATGGGGCGTCCTAATATGGCGCTGCTCGGGGAGGATACTATCTTGACCCCGTTTGAAGCTTTAGGTGACTCCATGTATATCCGCCCATTGGTGGTGGCGGTACTGGTGCTGATCTCAGCGATTTTCATTGTGCGCTTACTTAACAGTGATTTTGGATTGGGCATGCGAGCGACAGGTGTGAATGCACGCATGGTGGCAGCGCAGGGCGCAAGCACGGCTTTCTATACCTACTTCTGTTTGGCGCTGTCGAACGGTTTTGTTGGTTTTGCTGGTGCACTGTTTGCTCAAACTAACAGCTTTGCGGATGTCACCTCGGGTGTTGGTACTATTGTTGTCGGTCTTGCGGCAGTCATACTCGGCCAAACCTTGATCCCAGGGCGCAAGATCTGGGTGGCCGTGGTTGCGGTTATTCTCGGCTCTGTACTCTATCGCCTTGCTGTCGCTTTTGCCTTAAGTTCAGGCATGTTTGGTCTACAAGCATCAGATCTTAACTTGGTCACGGCGGTTCTCGTGGCACTTGCATTAGTTGCTCCGAAAATGAAAGGGCGTTTGAAAGCCAAGCAAGGTTTAAAAGCGTCAAAAGCCAAAGCATCAAATAAGGAGGTCGCATGA
- the dusC gene encoding tRNA dihydrouridine(16) synthase DusC, whose product MQLVLGPMEGVLDHLMRELLSEINDYDLCVTEFVRVVDQLLPDHVFTRLCPELEQGSQTRAGTPVHIQLLGQDPHWLAENANRCVDLGTKGIDLNFGCPAKNVNKSRGGAVLLKEPELIHQLIASVRESVPKHIPVTAKIRLGWENPEDCYEIVDAVESAGASGLTIHARTKLGGYKASEIKWEYIGEVAKRCHIPLTANGEIWNYQDGQRCMQVTGVNSLMVCRGAFNVPNLGNMVKHNAPAMPWHEVVALLVRYSQYEIKGDKGLYYPNRVKQWFAYLRNHYPQAMELFREIRTFNKAAPIVERLQRAHDELLLPN is encoded by the coding sequence ATGCAGTTAGTTTTGGGCCCGATGGAGGGCGTACTTGACCACTTGATGCGCGAACTTCTCAGCGAGATCAATGACTACGACCTGTGTGTCACTGAGTTCGTCCGAGTTGTCGACCAACTCTTGCCTGATCACGTATTTACACGCCTTTGTCCCGAACTCGAGCAAGGTAGTCAAACTCGTGCTGGTACGCCTGTCCATATCCAACTATTGGGTCAAGACCCACACTGGCTGGCCGAAAATGCCAATCGCTGTGTTGATCTCGGCACCAAAGGCATCGACCTGAACTTCGGTTGCCCAGCCAAAAACGTCAATAAAAGCCGCGGCGGCGCAGTGCTGCTCAAAGAGCCTGAACTGATCCACCAGCTGATCGCTAGCGTTAGAGAGTCGGTGCCAAAGCATATTCCCGTCACCGCTAAAATTCGATTAGGCTGGGAAAACCCAGAAGATTGCTACGAGATTGTTGACGCTGTCGAGTCAGCCGGAGCTAGCGGTCTAACCATACACGCACGCACCAAACTTGGTGGCTACAAAGCCAGTGAGATTAAGTGGGAATACATCGGAGAGGTAGCCAAACGTTGCCACATACCGCTTACCGCTAATGGTGAAATCTGGAACTATCAAGATGGCCAGCGCTGCATGCAAGTAACGGGTGTGAATTCTCTTATGGTATGCCGAGGCGCATTCAACGTACCAAACCTTGGCAACATGGTTAAGCACAACGCCCCTGCCATGCCTTGGCATGAAGTCGTCGCTCTACTGGTAAGGTACTCTCAATACGAGATTAAAGGGGATAAAGGGTTGTACTACCCCAATCGTGTCAAGCAATGGTTTGCTTACCTAAGAAACCATTACCCACAAGCAATGGAGCTGTTTCGCGAGATCCGCACCTTCAATAAAGCAGCACCTATCGTCGAGCGCTTGCAGCGTGCTCATGACGAACTACTGTTACCAAACTAG
- a CDS encoding SEC-C metal-binding domain-containing protein has translation MYQILTSQEQWSFESAEFLEGAVLAANFAAKPLKVETWLEPMAQSMDKELIQAVEQQIHAQYAALKTGDYSLLALVGEDRDKLADLAEGFMQVWPTIEEQWQEFSISDGTLRMLQALLTTFMLSIDQEQTHEQMRQAGMEELPQLEDLVGQIDLMVNEVALAGDELMSGAQAQSVNPYKDIGRNDPCPCESGKKFKQCCGK, from the coding sequence ATGTATCAGATCCTTACTTCTCAAGAACAGTGGTCCTTTGAAAGTGCAGAATTTTTGGAAGGTGCAGTTCTTGCTGCCAACTTTGCCGCTAAGCCTTTGAAAGTTGAAACTTGGCTAGAGCCAATGGCTCAGTCAATGGACAAAGAGTTGATTCAAGCGGTTGAGCAGCAAATCCATGCTCAGTATGCAGCACTGAAAACAGGGGATTACTCGTTGCTGGCACTAGTGGGTGAAGACCGAGATAAGTTGGCTGATCTTGCTGAGGGCTTTATGCAAGTCTGGCCGACTATTGAGGAGCAGTGGCAAGAGTTCTCTATTAGCGATGGTACTCTTCGCATGCTTCAGGCGCTGCTGACAACCTTTATGCTGTCAATCGATCAAGAGCAAACTCATGAGCAGATGCGTCAAGCAGGGATGGAAGAGTTACCACAGCTTGAAGACCTCGTGGGTCAGATTGATTTGATGGTCAATGAAGTGGCGTTAGCGGGCGATGAGCTGATGAGCGGCGCACAAGCTCAAAGTGTTAACCCGTACAAAGATATTGGTCGCAATGACCCTTGCCCATGTGAGAGCGGTAAGAAATTTAAGCAGTGTTGTGGCAAATAA
- a CDS encoding ABC transporter substrate-binding protein has translation MKANRILIAACLAGAALISSPAVMAKVAKVAVSQIVEHPALDATRQGLLDGLKAKGYEEGKNLEFDYKTAQGNPAIAVQIARQFVGENPDVLVGIATPTAQALVSATRNIPVVFTAVTDPVGAKLVKKLEKPGKNVTGLSDLSPVEQHVELIKELMPSVKSIGVVYNPGEANAVSLMELLKASTEKHGIELVEATALKSADVQTATQAISAKSDIIYALIDNTVASAIEGMIVAANQAKTPVFGAATSYVERGAIASLGFDYYQIGVQTADYVAAVLEGTDPGSLDVKVAKGSDLVVNATAAKKLGFEIPSSVMDRATSVK, from the coding sequence ATGAAAGCAAACCGTATTCTAATCGCCGCATGTCTTGCTGGCGCTGCACTAATTTCCTCTCCGGCTGTGATGGCTAAAGTTGCCAAAGTCGCGGTTTCTCAAATTGTTGAACACCCTGCATTGGACGCAACTCGTCAAGGTCTCCTTGATGGGCTAAAAGCGAAAGGCTACGAAGAGGGTAAAAACTTAGAATTCGATTATAAGACGGCGCAAGGCAACCCAGCGATTGCGGTGCAGATTGCACGTCAATTTGTTGGTGAAAATCCAGATGTTCTGGTCGGCATCGCCACACCTACAGCGCAGGCATTGGTATCAGCAACTCGTAATATTCCAGTGGTCTTTACGGCGGTTACCGATCCAGTGGGCGCTAAACTGGTTAAGAAACTAGAAAAACCGGGCAAGAATGTCACTGGTCTGTCGGATCTTTCTCCGGTTGAGCAGCATGTTGAACTGATCAAAGAGCTGATGCCATCGGTGAAATCGATTGGCGTAGTTTACAACCCGGGTGAAGCGAATGCGGTTAGCTTGATGGAGCTACTAAAAGCGTCGACTGAGAAACACGGTATCGAGCTAGTTGAAGCTACGGCGCTGAAAAGTGCTGACGTGCAAACGGCGACTCAAGCGATCTCTGCGAAATCAGACATCATTTACGCACTGATCGATAACACAGTCGCAAGTGCCATTGAAGGTATGATCGTGGCAGCTAACCAAGCGAAAACGCCAGTATTTGGCGCTGCAACTTCTTATGTAGAGCGTGGTGCGATAGCAAGCCTTGGTTTTGACTACTACCAGATTGGTGTACAGACCGCAGATTACGTAGCGGCAGTGCTTGAAGGTACCGATCCTGGCTCACTAGATGTGAAAGTGGCTAAAGGTTCTGATCTTGTAGTGAATGCAACTGCGGCTAAGAAGCTTGGTTTTGAAATTCCATCATCAGTAATGGACCGTGCTACTAGTGTTAAGTAG
- a CDS encoding sensor domain-containing diguanylate cyclase gives MLTASYFNSRVTFVIPTLLALISLAVITTVYWFRAKDHVFDEFHRVEQALVRAAKVVSALDYNLSNQLAARTELNFAHRFELSEGLCSIEPTEAYVRVKEKQDNIPAINIDYLIKSEAKFCLEADNSREIGEKLSLAPLLSFLNDIDPNIARTRYIDRAGYVVSSPGGYARQLNKSQFDMQMQSPYWFTTTQFRTLIDLEGPSHSDVLGEQVLSLVTAVYRGGEHQGILSIDLNLFELLGQVSLLHREVGLREHRALDKQTSIIWRRDIKIDGLMTNHELYYSLDWEREFHYYFEQEKYGLLLIFVMYLMVILFLKSVNSKLEKDHFQKMAYLDPLTGILNRRGLEKAWQERPRTQHIGVMLIDIDNFKLINDSMGHDCGDEVIRFVAKNLLENINPESVVARFGGEEFVVILNAPTRKQLNQLATDIHAQVTKQSYQVIEQGFTTSGGISVAADALDADLEKLLKAADNRLYRAKNNGKDQLVW, from the coding sequence ATGCTAACAGCTTCCTATTTCAATTCTCGAGTGACCTTTGTGATCCCAACCTTACTGGCGTTGATTAGTTTGGCAGTTATCACCACGGTGTACTGGTTTCGAGCAAAAGATCACGTCTTTGATGAATTTCATCGAGTAGAACAAGCATTAGTTAGGGCGGCGAAAGTCGTCTCTGCATTAGATTATAATCTGAGCAATCAGTTGGCGGCTAGAACGGAGCTTAACTTCGCCCATCGATTTGAGTTAAGCGAAGGCCTGTGTAGCATAGAGCCGACAGAGGCTTATGTGCGGGTAAAAGAGAAGCAAGATAATATTCCTGCCATCAATATCGATTACTTGATCAAATCTGAAGCGAAGTTTTGCTTGGAAGCTGATAATAGCCGAGAAATTGGCGAGAAGCTCTCGCTTGCACCACTGCTTTCTTTTCTCAACGATATCGACCCAAATATTGCACGAACTCGTTACATCGATAGAGCGGGTTATGTCGTCTCTTCTCCAGGCGGGTACGCTCGCCAACTCAATAAGTCCCAGTTTGATATGCAGATGCAAAGTCCCTATTGGTTTACGACGACCCAGTTTCGTACCCTGATCGACTTAGAAGGGCCGAGTCATTCTGATGTTTTGGGAGAGCAAGTGTTGAGTTTGGTGACGGCCGTTTATCGAGGTGGAGAGCATCAGGGGATATTGTCTATCGACCTTAACCTATTTGAGCTGCTTGGGCAGGTAAGTTTACTCCATCGAGAAGTCGGTCTGCGGGAACATCGTGCGTTAGACAAGCAAACAAGCATAATTTGGCGCAGGGATATCAAAATTGATGGCCTGATGACCAACCATGAGTTGTACTACTCCTTAGATTGGGAGCGAGAGTTTCACTATTACTTTGAGCAAGAGAAATACGGACTATTGCTGATATTTGTCATGTACCTGATGGTGATTTTGTTCTTGAAGTCAGTGAACTCGAAGCTAGAAAAAGATCATTTTCAGAAGATGGCTTACTTAGACCCACTGACAGGGATACTCAACCGACGTGGTTTGGAAAAGGCGTGGCAGGAACGTCCACGAACTCAACATATCGGTGTAATGCTGATTGATATTGATAACTTCAAGCTTATCAACGACAGCATGGGGCATGATTGTGGTGATGAAGTCATTCGTTTTGTTGCAAAAAACTTGCTGGAAAACATCAACCCGGAGTCTGTCGTGGCACGATTTGGCGGCGAAGAGTTCGTTGTGATCCTTAACGCCCCCACTCGCAAACAGCTTAACCAGTTAGCGACCGATATTCATGCACAAGTGACAAAACAGTCCTATCAAGTGATTGAGCAGGGTTTCACCACTTCTGGCGGGATCAGTGTTGCTGCAGATGCACTTGATGCGGATTTGGAAAAGTTATTAAAGGCGGCAGATAATCGACTCTACCGCGCGAAGAATAATGGCAAGGACCAACTAGTTTGGTAA
- the nhaB gene encoding Na(+)/H(+) antiporter NhaB, translating to MPKTLGSAFIKNFLGKAPDWYKVAIIAFLIINPIVFFFVSPFAAGWLLVIEFIFTLAMALKCYPLQPGGLLAIEAVAIGMTSPDQVKHELVANIEVLLLLIFMVAGIYFMKQLLLFIFTKILLGVRSKAMLSVAFCAAAAFLSAFLDALTVIAVVISVAVGFYAIYHKVVSGKGSNANHDHTSDDHLNEVTREDLEDYRAFLRSLLMHAGVGTALGGVMTMVGEPQNLIIADQAHWMFGEFILRMLPVTLPVLFCGLITTVLVEKTKICGYGAELPASVRKILEDYDQEEKKRRTKQDVAKLVIQAVIAVWLIVGLALHLAAVGLIGLSVIILATAFTGVIEEHSLGKAFEEALPFTALLAVFFAVVAVIIDQHLFKPVIDAVLSLEGDQQMIMFYIANGLLSMVSDNVFVGTVYINEVKLALTEGVINRDQFDLLAVAINTGTNLPSVATPNGQAAFLFLLTSALAPLIRLSYGRMVIMALPYTVVLATVGLFGIAFLLEPMTAMFYDMGWLVHHSDKVIEAATSAHGH from the coding sequence ATGCCGAAAACTCTCGGAAGTGCGTTCATTAAGAACTTTCTAGGGAAAGCCCCTGACTGGTATAAAGTCGCTATTATTGCTTTCCTAATTATCAACCCAATCGTTTTTTTCTTTGTCAGCCCTTTTGCTGCAGGTTGGTTACTCGTTATTGAGTTTATCTTCACCCTAGCAATGGCCCTAAAATGTTACCCTTTGCAACCTGGTGGTCTGCTTGCCATCGAAGCCGTTGCGATTGGAATGACCTCTCCAGACCAAGTCAAACATGAACTTGTTGCCAATATCGAAGTATTACTACTACTGATCTTTATGGTCGCTGGTATCTACTTCATGAAACAGCTTTTACTGTTTATCTTCACTAAAATACTGCTAGGTGTACGCTCTAAAGCGATGCTATCTGTTGCTTTCTGTGCAGCAGCCGCTTTTCTTTCTGCTTTCCTTGACGCACTGACTGTAATCGCTGTTGTGATCAGCGTTGCTGTTGGCTTCTATGCTATTTACCACAAAGTAGTTTCAGGCAAAGGCTCTAACGCCAACCACGACCACACCAGTGATGACCACTTAAACGAAGTAACTCGTGAAGACCTTGAAGATTACCGCGCATTCTTGCGTTCTCTGCTTATGCACGCAGGTGTAGGTACAGCACTTGGTGGTGTAATGACTATGGTAGGTGAACCTCAAAACCTAATCATTGCTGACCAAGCACACTGGATGTTTGGCGAGTTCATTCTTCGTATGTTGCCAGTCACCCTACCCGTGCTGTTCTGTGGTTTGATCACCACCGTTCTCGTCGAGAAAACTAAGATTTGTGGTTACGGTGCTGAGCTACCTGCCAGTGTTCGAAAAATCCTTGAAGATTACGACCAAGAAGAGAAGAAGCGCCGTACTAAGCAAGACGTCGCTAAGCTTGTTATTCAAGCCGTGATTGCAGTTTGGCTAATCGTCGGCCTAGCTTTGCACCTTGCAGCGGTTGGCCTGATCGGTCTTTCGGTGATTATTTTGGCGACGGCATTTACTGGCGTTATCGAAGAACACTCACTAGGTAAGGCATTTGAAGAAGCCCTACCATTTACAGCCCTATTGGCGGTGTTCTTTGCTGTTGTTGCTGTAATTATCGACCAACACTTGTTTAAGCCTGTGATCGATGCGGTATTGAGCCTTGAAGGTGATCAGCAAATGATCATGTTCTACATCGCCAACGGCCTGCTTTCAATGGTGTCGGACAACGTATTTGTTGGTACGGTTTACATCAACGAAGTGAAGTTGGCACTGACTGAAGGTGTGATTAATCGCGACCAATTCGACCTACTTGCGGTAGCAATCAATACAGGTACTAACCTGCCGTCTGTTGCCACTCCAAATGGTCAAGCCGCATTCCTATTCTTATTAACCTCAGCGCTTGCGCCATTGATTCGTCTATCTTACGGTCGCATGGTAATTATGGCTCTGCCATATACCGTGGTATTGGCGACTGTTGGTCTATTTGGTATCGCATTCCTACTCGAACCAATGACCGCCATGTTCTACGACATGGGCTGGTTAGTACATCACTCTGATAAAGTTATCGAGGCCGCAACATCGGCTCACGGTCACTAA
- the dsbB gene encoding disulfide bond formation protein DsbB, with protein MHFLYPLKQFSTSRWSWFALFLAIAALELTALYFQHVMMLAPCVMCIYERVAMAGVGIAALVGLAKPSNPILRWAGFAGWGFSAYRGLMLSLEHVDYQFNPSPFKTCDIFVSFPDWAPLHKWMPNVFNAYGDCSKVVWEFIGLSMPQWLVVIFAGMLVALVPFVLAQFSKPAK; from the coding sequence TTGCATTTCTTGTACCCACTAAAACAGTTTTCAACCTCGCGATGGTCTTGGTTTGCGCTATTTTTGGCCATTGCAGCACTTGAGTTGACCGCTTTGTATTTTCAACACGTAATGATGCTAGCGCCTTGTGTCATGTGTATTTATGAACGAGTTGCGATGGCTGGCGTTGGTATTGCGGCCTTGGTTGGTTTAGCCAAACCAAGTAATCCAATTCTTCGTTGGGCGGGTTTTGCAGGTTGGGGCTTTAGTGCCTATCGTGGACTAATGTTGTCTCTAGAACATGTAGACTATCAGTTCAATCCATCACCATTTAAAACCTGTGATATTTTTGTCTCCTTCCCTGATTGGGCACCACTGCACAAGTGGATGCCAAACGTATTCAACGCTTACGGAGACTGTAGCAAGGTAGTTTGGGAATTTATTGGGCTATCAATGCCACAATGGCTAGTGGTTATCTTTGCGGGCATGCTAGTGGCGTTAGTACCGTTTGTGTTGGCACAGTTTTCAAAGCCAGCTAAATAA